A region from the Lolium perenne isolate Kyuss_39 chromosome 4, Kyuss_2.0, whole genome shotgun sequence genome encodes:
- the LOC127295796 gene encoding uncharacterized protein, whose amino-acid sequence MCSPGARGPWSDGETWALIEAWGPMYLGRNGGSLRVAEWRQVCSAVNAHRAAAGRRFNRSLVQCQKRVYTLKDQFKKELAKHGPSEWRHFAQLWSFLAGPDDGPPPGFAAKMPQVSAVKEEPVEMEEEEASGGGASMSVGRRTVPDILDRSGDPPPGFPVKMPATAKKEVKEEVKEDEVGEGEGSANGAASAGFCPAKVVTKLAEVVTKLADMYERVEMERLNIEKGKMEMEWEERAAKVEAENLGETHDN is encoded by the coding sequence ATGTGCAGTCCGGGCGCCCGCGGGCCTTGGAGCGACGGCGAGACGTGGGCTCTGATCGAGGCGTGGGGTCCGATGTACCTCGGCCGTAACGGAGGCTCCCTCCGCGTCGCGGAGTGGCGTCAGGTGTGCAGCGCCGTCAacgcccaccgcgccgccgccgggcgCCGCTTCAACCGTAGCCTCGTCCAGTGCCAGAAGCGCGTCTACACCCTCAAGGACCAGTTCAAGAAGGAGCTCGCCAAGCATGGGCCGTCGGAGTGGCGCCACTTTGCCCAGCTCTGGTCCTTTCTTGCCGGCCCCGACGACGGCCCGCCTCCCGGCTTCGCCGCCAAAATGCCCCAGGTGTCCGCCGTCAAGGAGGAGCCGGTGGaaatggaggaggaagaggcgaGTGGCGGCGGTGCGAGCATGTCGGTTGGGAGGAGGACGGTCCCGGACATCCTTGATCGATCGGGCGACCCACCGCCCGGCTTCCCGGTCAAGATGCCGGCGACTGCGAAGAAGGAGGTGAAAGAGGAGGTGAAAGAGGATGAGGTTGGGGAAGGAGAGGGGTCAGCGAATGGGGCTGCGAGCGCGGGGTTCTGCCCGGCGAAGGTGGTGACGAAGCTGGCGGAGGTGGTGACGAAACTGGCGGACATGTACGAGCGCGTGGAGATGGAGAGGCTCAACATCGAGAAGGGGAAGATGGAGATGGAGTGGGAGGAGAGAGCTGCGAAGGTGGAGGCCGAGAATCTGGGAGAGACCCACGACAACTAA